Proteins encoded within one genomic window of Aerococcus viridans:
- a CDS encoding zinc ribbon domain-containing protein yields the protein MICPNCQSTIPTDTKICPNCDYIFTHRDSDDNFHDTIEIPAASYADTIYDKDDHFEAYKEHQTSPIQNAAYAGGNTDSYDSKDDNKDEKKAKKPLFSFGKNNKKTKATDNGGPSRLQNKQDGNRLTSYIAYLLSYIKKPIQSPTTNELNKNPNHGITSLLLLAILNTVSITSLANYLVSHYEWFADLSVLPNLNFEFVAWRFGLKTFVFLIISLWLLPAMIHLFNRNNESEKMSNNVWLTHFFGMNSISVIVAIVCFLSSLLAPLIFMIFVLLLTLMQIALLIITMTIHFLQSGNVSKSKAFYSILGVLLLFFLAIIFLVGLIY from the coding sequence ATGATATGTCCAAACTGTCAGTCGACAATTCCAACAGATACAAAAATTTGTCCAAATTGTGACTATATTTTTACCCATCGTGACTCGGATGACAACTTTCATGATACGATTGAAATTCCCGCAGCTTCATATGCGGATACAATATATGATAAAGACGACCACTTTGAGGCTTATAAAGAGCACCAAACCTCTCCAATTCAAAACGCAGCTTATGCGGGTGGCAATACCGACTCTTATGATAGCAAAGATGATAATAAAGACGAGAAGAAAGCTAAGAAACCATTATTTTCTTTTGGCAAAAACAATAAAAAGACAAAAGCTACTGATAATGGTGGCCCTAGTCGCCTTCAAAACAAACAAGATGGCAACCGTCTCACTTCTTACATAGCTTATCTTTTGTCTTATATCAAAAAACCAATACAATCACCTACCACTAACGAATTAAATAAGAATCCAAACCACGGTATCACAAGCTTATTGCTACTTGCAATCTTAAATACTGTATCTATTACTTCCCTTGCAAATTACCTCGTTTCTCATTACGAATGGTTTGCTGATTTATCTGTCTTACCAAACTTGAATTTCGAATTTGTTGCTTGGCGCTTTGGTTTGAAAACATTCGTCTTTCTCATTATTAGCCTGTGGTTATTACCAGCAATGATTCACCTGTTCAATCGGAATAATGAATCCGAAAAAATGAGTAACAATGTATGGCTGACCCATTTCTTTGGTATGAATAGTATCTCAGTAATTGTCGCTATCGTTTGTTTCTTAAGCTCATTACTAGCGCCATTGATTTTTATGATTTTTGTGCTATTATTGACTTTAATGCAAATTGCTTTATTGATCATTACCATGACGATACATTTCTTGCAATCAGGTAATGTTAGCAAATCAAAAGCCTTCTATAGTATTTTGGGTGTTTTACTACTATTCTTCTTAGCAATCATTTTCTTAGTAGGTTTAATCTATTAA
- a CDS encoding Tex family protein, whose translation MESSYIQIINQSLPFNKKQIENVLGLLEEGNTVPFIARYRKEVTQSLDEVQIREIEHAYQYTKQLEERKASVLANIEEQGKLTDDLAKKIKQATVLQTVEDLYAPYKQKRRTKATIAKENGLEDLAKWLFSSPATGNVQAEAEKFLNDEIQDTKMALDGAHEIMAEWIAEDADIRLWLRKYTLKEGKLTSIKRKNAEDEKAIFEIYYDFSQNIQNLKPYQVLAINRAEKLKILNVSIEADEFPIIEHLVHRFIKGHPVSTREIQAAIQDSLDRFLKPSIERELRSKLTETAEQHAIATFSTNLGNLLMQPPLKGRVVLGLDPAFRTGCKLAVVDATGKVLAKDVIYPHAPVNKKAEASKKFNELIKTYQVEMVAIGNGTASRESEQFVAEQIQDNDLDLVYSIVNEAGASVYSASEIAREEFPEYNVEERSAVSIARRLQDPLAELVKIEPKAIGVGQYQHDVSQKELAESLDFTVETVVNRVGVNLNTASASLLSHVAGLSMAVAKNVVEYRNENGVFTDRKQLGKVKRLGPKTYEQAVGFIRITGGDNILDNTGIHPENYKEVKAILKDLGVSLEELQSEEARKTIANFDLDALSEAYGIGKETLVDIQKSLLTPGRDPREDVAAPILRSDVLSLKDLKVGMKLQGTVRNVVDFGAFVDVGVKQDGLVHISRMSTKFVSNPSDFVSVGDIVEVWVSEVDEKKGRIGLSMLDIK comes from the coding sequence ATGGAGTCATCTTACATTCAAATTATTAATCAAAGCTTACCATTTAATAAAAAGCAAATTGAAAATGTATTGGGATTGCTAGAAGAGGGCAATACAGTACCTTTTATCGCTCGTTATCGTAAGGAAGTAACGCAGTCATTAGACGAGGTTCAGATTAGAGAAATTGAACATGCTTACCAATATACGAAACAATTAGAGGAAAGAAAGGCATCGGTTCTTGCAAATATTGAAGAACAAGGAAAATTAACAGATGACCTAGCTAAAAAAATTAAACAAGCGACAGTTTTACAAACGGTTGAAGACCTTTATGCGCCGTACAAACAAAAACGTCGTACAAAGGCAACTATTGCCAAAGAGAATGGTTTAGAAGACCTTGCCAAATGGTTATTTTCATCTCCAGCTACAGGTAATGTTCAAGCGGAAGCTGAAAAATTCTTAAATGACGAAATTCAAGACACTAAAATGGCCTTGGATGGGGCACACGAAATTATGGCTGAATGGATTGCAGAAGATGCAGATATTCGTCTATGGTTACGTAAATATACTTTAAAAGAAGGTAAATTAACCAGTATAAAACGTAAAAATGCGGAAGATGAAAAAGCTATCTTCGAAATATATTACGATTTTAGCCAAAATATCCAAAACCTGAAACCTTATCAGGTATTAGCGATTAATCGGGCTGAAAAGTTGAAGATTTTAAATGTTTCTATTGAAGCTGATGAGTTTCCAATCATTGAACACTTGGTACACCGTTTTATCAAAGGCCACCCAGTGTCAACGCGCGAAATCCAAGCGGCTATTCAAGATTCCTTAGATCGTTTCTTAAAACCTTCTATTGAAAGAGAATTGCGTTCTAAATTAACCGAAACTGCTGAGCAACACGCTATTGCTACTTTTTCAACGAATTTGGGTAACTTGTTAATGCAACCTCCATTGAAGGGACGCGTTGTTTTAGGTTTAGACCCAGCCTTTAGAACAGGTTGTAAGTTAGCTGTAGTTGATGCCACAGGTAAAGTTTTGGCTAAAGATGTGATTTATCCGCATGCACCAGTCAATAAAAAAGCTGAAGCCAGCAAAAAATTCAATGAATTAATCAAAACTTACCAGGTAGAAATGGTCGCGATTGGTAACGGAACAGCAAGTCGTGAGTCTGAACAATTTGTTGCTGAACAAATCCAAGATAATGACTTAGACTTGGTTTATAGCATTGTTAATGAAGCTGGTGCTTCAGTTTATTCAGCTAGTGAAATTGCCCGCGAAGAATTCCCTGAGTATAATGTTGAAGAACGTTCAGCCGTTTCTATCGCGCGTCGTTTGCAAGACCCATTGGCTGAATTGGTAAAAATTGAACCTAAAGCCATCGGAGTAGGTCAGTACCAACATGATGTGTCTCAAAAAGAACTTGCTGAAAGCTTGGATTTCACTGTTGAAACTGTGGTTAACCGGGTTGGCGTCAACTTAAATACAGCTTCCGCTTCATTATTGAGCCATGTTGCCGGCTTATCGATGGCAGTTGCTAAAAATGTCGTTGAGTACCGAAATGAGAATGGTGTCTTTACTGACCGCAAGCAATTAGGTAAGGTAAAGCGTTTAGGACCTAAAACTTATGAACAAGCGGTTGGTTTCATCCGTATTACAGGGGGCGACAACATTTTAGATAATACAGGCATTCACCCTGAAAATTATAAGGAAGTTAAGGCGATTCTGAAAGACTTAGGTGTTTCTTTAGAAGAACTTCAAAGTGAAGAAGCCAGAAAAACAATTGCCAATTTTGATTTAGATGCCTTATCTGAAGCATACGGTATTGGTAAAGAGACCTTAGTAGATATCCAAAAATCACTACTGACACCAGGACGTGATCCACGTGAAGACGTTGCTGCGCCAATTTTAAGATCTGATGTTCTTTCGTTGAAAGATTTGAAAGTAGGGATGAAATTACAAGGTACAGTGCGTAATGTTGTCGATTTTGGTGCCTTTGTCGATGTTGGTGTTAAACAAGATGGTTTAGTTCATATTTCGAGAATGTCTACAAAATTCGTAAGTAATCCAAGTGATTTCGTTTCTGTAGGTGATATTGTTGAAGTTTGGGTATCTGAAGTAGACGAGAAAAAAGGTCGAATCGGCTTAAGCATGCTTGATATTAAATAA
- a CDS encoding cation-transporting P-type ATPase yields MSEEKNNQSFFTQDADQVFTSLNSSTEGLSDAEAASRLEKNGPNEIKEGERKSTLQKFLDQFKDLMIIILS; encoded by the coding sequence ATGTCAGAAGAAAAGAACAATCAGTCTTTTTTCACTCAAGATGCTGATCAAGTCTTCACATCATTAAATTCTTCTACTGAAGGTTTATCTGATGCTGAAGCTGCCAGTCGCTTAGAGAAGAACGGACCGAACGAAATTAAAGAAGGTGAACGCAAGTCAACCTTACAAAAGTTCTTGGATCAATTTAAAGATTTAATGATTATTATCTTATCCTGA
- a CDS encoding DUF1801 domain-containing protein — translation MTYQQKTLPTKVDPKEHIEALDVSKTKKEDGLKLLKIFTEETGEEPVMWGPSIIGYGIYEYTTTSGIEGVWPMTGFSIQKARFSLYLKFDKKISQQFLDRIGKYKAGVSCVYVNKLADIDEEVLREFIREGYQYMQSHFKTIDRL, via the coding sequence ATGACCTATCAACAAAAAACTTTACCAACAAAAGTTGATCCCAAAGAACATATAGAAGCATTAGATGTGTCGAAAACAAAAAAAGAAGATGGGTTAAAGCTATTAAAGATTTTCACCGAAGAAACAGGGGAAGAACCGGTTATGTGGGGGCCATCGATCATAGGCTATGGTATTTACGAATATACGACCACTTCTGGCATCGAAGGCGTTTGGCCAATGACTGGATTTTCGATCCAAAAAGCACGATTTTCTCTGTACCTAAAATTTGATAAGAAAATTTCGCAACAATTTTTAGATAGAATTGGTAAGTATAAGGCCGGTGTTTCTTGTGTTTATGTCAATAAATTAGCTGATATTGATGAAGAGGTACTGAGAGAGTTTATTCGCGAAGGATATCAATATATGCAAAGTCACTTCAAGACAATCGATAGATTATAA
- a CDS encoding cation-translocating P-type ATPase, which yields MVDAIIILAVVLINAIMGVVQENKAEDAIDSLKKMSSPKANVRRDGEVKAIDSKEIVVGDIVILEAGDVVPADLRLFKASSLQIEEAALTGESVPVTKDTAPVEGDAGIGDRLNMGFSSTNVTYGRGEGVVTATAMDTEVGNIAEMLENAEGKTTPLQENMNGLTRFLTYAIVIIAVVIFFLGLLRGFDWITMLLTAISIAVAALPEGLPAISTIILALGTQKMADRRALVRKLPAVETLGGTEVICSDKTGTLTQNKMTIEKVYYNGELHDASEDIDHNEPVFRVMNMANDSTIAKDGSLAGDPTETAMIQFGFDKGYDVRETIKVQPRVGEVPFDSDRKMSTTVHETLGEEQSHGKYVSMTKGAPDVIIEKCTHYVNNGEILPLDEAARKELLDANHAMAIQALRVLGMSYRYIDELPGEFNTETLEHDLIFAGMVGEIDPERPEAKDSIATAKQAGIRTVMITGDHKDTAAAIAARLGIIEEGQEEAVTTGAHLNEMTDEELAANVEQYSVYARVSPEHKVRIVSAWQSHDKVVAMTGDGVNDAPSLKQADIGIGMGITGTEVSKGASDMVLADDNFATIITAIEEGRKVFSNIQKAVQFLLSANLGEVMTLFVATMLGWTILEPIHILWINLVTDTFPAIALGLEAAESDVMEHKPRGRSGNLLSNGVLPSIIYQGIYEGAVTLFVFWYGRYQMGVPLEDAEAMAFLTLAFIQLFHAYNSKSVFKSLFASNPFDNKWLNIAVLASTVLMLITVFVPGLNDAFGTVHLLGDPMAMEMWTVILLAAASVVLYVEIGKFIIRATGWDEKFDAGSELNK from the coding sequence TTGGTAGATGCAATTATTATTCTTGCGGTTGTATTAATTAATGCAATCATGGGTGTTGTTCAAGAAAATAAAGCTGAGGATGCTATTGACTCTCTTAAGAAAATGTCTTCACCTAAAGCAAACGTTCGTCGTGATGGCGAAGTTAAAGCAATCGATTCTAAAGAAATCGTTGTTGGTGACATTGTAATTCTTGAAGCTGGTGACGTTGTACCTGCCGACTTACGTCTATTTAAAGCAAGTTCATTACAAATTGAAGAAGCTGCTTTAACTGGTGAATCTGTACCGGTTACTAAAGATACGGCCCCTGTTGAAGGTGACGCTGGTATCGGTGACCGTTTAAATATGGGGTTCTCTTCTACTAACGTAACTTACGGACGTGGTGAAGGTGTTGTAACTGCAACAGCTATGGATACTGAAGTCGGTAACATCGCTGAGATGTTAGAAAACGCTGAAGGTAAAACAACACCATTACAAGAAAATATGAACGGGTTAACTCGTTTCCTAACTTATGCAATTGTTATTATTGCCGTTGTTATTTTCTTCCTAGGTTTATTGCGTGGATTTGACTGGATCACAATGCTATTAACTGCAATCTCAATTGCTGTTGCTGCACTTCCAGAAGGTCTACCTGCTATCTCAACTATTATCCTTGCATTAGGTACTCAAAAGATGGCCGACCGTCGTGCCTTGGTACGTAAGTTACCTGCTGTTGAAACACTTGGGGGTACTGAAGTTATCTGTTCAGATAAAACTGGTACCCTAACTCAAAACAAGATGACTATCGAAAAAGTTTACTACAATGGTGAATTACACGATGCATCTGAAGACATTGACCATAACGAACCTGTTTTCCGAGTTATGAATATGGCCAATGACTCTACAATCGCTAAAGATGGTTCATTAGCTGGTGACCCTACTGAAACTGCAATGATTCAATTCGGTTTCGACAAAGGTTACGATGTACGTGAAACAATCAAAGTTCAACCTCGTGTTGGTGAAGTACCATTCGATTCAGATCGTAAAATGTCTACTACTGTTCACGAAACTTTAGGTGAAGAGCAATCACACGGTAAATACGTTTCAATGACTAAAGGGGCGCCTGATGTTATTATTGAAAAATGTACACACTACGTGAACAACGGCGAAATCTTACCATTGGATGAAGCTGCTCGTAAGGAATTATTAGACGCTAACCACGCTATGGCTATCCAAGCATTACGTGTATTAGGTATGTCTTACCGTTACATTGATGAATTACCTGGTGAATTCAACACAGAAACTTTAGAGCATGATCTAATCTTCGCTGGTATGGTTGGGGAAATTGACCCTGAGCGTCCAGAAGCTAAAGACTCTATCGCTACTGCAAAACAAGCGGGTATCCGTACTGTTATGATCACTGGTGACCACAAAGATACCGCCGCAGCTATCGCAGCTCGTTTAGGTATCATTGAAGAAGGTCAAGAAGAAGCAGTTACAACTGGTGCACACTTAAACGAAATGACTGATGAAGAATTAGCAGCAAATGTTGAACAATACTCAGTCTACGCGCGTGTATCTCCAGAACATAAAGTTCGTATCGTATCTGCTTGGCAATCACACGATAAAGTTGTTGCGATGACTGGTGACGGTGTTAATGACGCGCCTTCTTTGAAACAAGCTGATATCGGTATTGGTATGGGTATCACTGGTACAGAAGTTTCTAAAGGTGCTTCTGACATGGTACTTGCAGATGATAACTTCGCGACAATCATCACTGCAATCGAAGAGGGACGTAAAGTATTCTCAAATATCCAAAAAGCAGTTCAATTCTTACTATCTGCTAACTTGGGTGAGGTTATGACTTTATTCGTTGCAACAATGCTTGGTTGGACAATCTTAGAACCTATTCATATCTTATGGATCAACTTAGTAACTGATACCTTCCCTGCAATTGCTTTAGGTCTTGAAGCAGCGGAATCTGATGTAATGGAACACAAACCTCGTGGACGTTCTGGTAACTTATTATCAAATGGTGTATTACCATCAATTATTTATCAAGGTATCTATGAAGGTGCTGTAACATTATTTGTATTCTGGTACGGTCGTTACCAAATGGGTGTTCCGTTGGAAGATGCAGAAGCTATGGCCTTCTTAACATTAGCATTCATCCAATTGTTCCACGCTTACAACTCTAAGTCAGTATTCAAGTCACTATTCGCTTCAAATCCATTCGACAACAAGTGGTTAAACATCGCAGTATTAGCTTCAACAGTATTGATGTTAATTACTGTATTCGTACCTGGTCTAAACGACGCCTTCGGTACTGTTCACTTGTTAGGTGACCCAATGGCTATGGAAATGTGGACTGTAATTCTATTAGCTGCTGCTTCTGTAGTACTTTACGTAGAAATCGGTAAATTTATTATCCGTGCTACTGGTTGGGATGAAAAATTTGATGCGGGGTCAGAATTAAACAAATAA
- a CDS encoding ABC transporter substrate-binding protein, producing MKNMKFTKMLTTIFAASIIVAGCSQATTATSNHSNSSSSSEVSTSKLDTVNIGGLWELTGATAAYGVVQDNAVQLAVEQRNEEGGIDGKEVSYQSYDNQGTPEEAATGMTYLIEQGNSVVLGPATAALTFATQPVAENAQVPFVSATTTVDDATINSETGEVWEYFYRTSFEISFQGAAIAELANQNSYETAAVLKDNSTDYGQNLTDIFVEKFDGDVIIDESYISGDTDFSSVLTNVKSQSPDVIFIAGYYQEAGPIIKQAREMGIDIAIVGPNGLGNQNIVELAGAENMTNVYYVAHFVYTEDADQDVQDFYNAYVEKFGTQPDMFSAVAYDAANMVMDAIDEADSTDPRAIKDAIGATEGFEGIAYDITFDEKHNVSAPAYIQEVVNGEPTENVTVIEPE from the coding sequence ATGAAAAATATGAAATTTACTAAAATGCTAACAACGATCTTTGCGGCTTCTATTATAGTAGCTGGTTGCTCGCAAGCAACTACTGCCACTTCTAATCATTCAAATTCGTCATCCTCCTCAGAGGTGTCAACTAGCAAGTTAGATACGGTAAATATTGGTGGCCTTTGGGAACTAACTGGTGCTACTGCGGCATATGGTGTGGTCCAAGATAATGCTGTCCAATTGGCCGTTGAACAACGGAATGAAGAGGGCGGGATTGATGGAAAAGAAGTGAGTTATCAATCATACGACAATCAAGGTACACCAGAAGAAGCTGCTACAGGTATGACTTATTTAATTGAGCAAGGCAATTCAGTCGTCCTTGGACCCGCTACAGCGGCCTTAACTTTTGCTACCCAACCAGTGGCTGAAAATGCGCAAGTGCCATTTGTATCCGCAACGACTACAGTAGATGATGCAACCATTAACTCAGAAACGGGTGAAGTATGGGAATACTTTTACCGGACAAGTTTTGAAATTTCTTTCCAAGGTGCTGCTATCGCTGAGCTTGCCAACCAAAATAGCTATGAAACCGCTGCTGTATTGAAAGACAACTCGACTGATTATGGTCAAAACTTAACAGATATCTTTGTTGAAAAATTTGACGGTGACGTAATCATTGATGAATCATATATTTCTGGTGATACAGACTTCAGCTCAGTCCTAACAAATGTTAAATCTCAAAGTCCTGATGTAATCTTTATTGCAGGTTACTACCAAGAAGCTGGTCCAATCATTAAACAAGCCAGAGAAATGGGTATCGATATTGCGATTGTTGGTCCTAATGGCTTGGGTAACCAAAATATTGTCGAACTAGCAGGTGCTGAAAATATGACCAATGTCTATTATGTAGCCCATTTCGTGTATACAGAAGATGCTGACCAAGATGTCCAAGACTTCTATAATGCTTATGTTGAAAAATTCGGTACTCAACCAGATATGTTCTCTGCAGTAGCATATGACGCTGCAAATATGGTGATGGACGCGATTGATGAAGCCGATTCTACAGACCCAAGAGCCATCAAAGACGCTATTGGCGCAACGGAAGGATTTGAGGGTATCGCTTATGATATTACCTTTGATGAAAAACATAACGTATCTGCACCGGCTTATATTCAAGAAGTTGTTAACGGCGAACCAACCGAAAATGTTACAGTAATTGAGCCAGAATAG
- a CDS encoding IS1380 family transposase yields MTSLHKNQVKFNSNLTISHTGGRLSSDSGLVLVKEVMNTFDFSHVAKQWLHIKDKRVYFTHDNLAILEQLIMQLIAGYSADSSANLLRQDPVFQAVLGKKELASQSSISRFLDRFTEENMDQLQALNQSLIDKARLIRNDTELIIDVDSTHSDTFGRQEQTDYNAHYQTYGYHPLVAFDGLTGDFLKAELRSGNQYTSKGVKAFIDPLLHHYKSTLPHTEILVRGDSGFATPEVYESCEATESQYVIRLKSNRRLSQLAEHSVLYGDNKKWEDREIQYFSLPYQAQSWSKPRRVCIRSIREAGELLFHHAFIVTNLSDNVSPEVIFSLYGKRGTMENFIKEAKSGFYFDKTDSPRFLENHVRMMISVLAYNLVNFLKTIGFEQVNRGMTIHSIRLTLLKVAGKLVKTGRQVYLKLSSYHVYQTEFYKVFERLRRSRQWI; encoded by the coding sequence ATGACTAGCTTACACAAAAACCAGGTAAAATTCAATTCAAATTTGACTATTTCACATACAGGTGGTCGCTTATCGAGTGATTCGGGTTTGGTCTTAGTTAAAGAGGTGATGAATACCTTCGACTTTTCACACGTAGCTAAACAGTGGCTCCATATTAAAGACAAACGTGTTTACTTCACACATGATAACTTAGCGATATTAGAACAACTCATTATGCAGTTAATTGCTGGGTACTCGGCAGACTCATCAGCTAATCTATTAAGACAGGATCCAGTCTTTCAAGCTGTACTCGGTAAAAAAGAGTTGGCCTCACAATCGTCAATCTCTCGGTTTTTAGATCGTTTCACCGAGGAGAACATGGATCAACTCCAAGCATTAAATCAGTCGCTGATTGATAAAGCGCGTTTGATTCGCAATGACACCGAGTTAATCATTGATGTCGATTCCACACATTCGGATACCTTTGGACGCCAAGAACAAACAGATTATAATGCCCATTATCAAACCTACGGCTATCACCCATTAGTTGCATTTGACGGATTGACCGGAGATTTCCTAAAAGCTGAACTGCGTTCAGGCAATCAGTACACGTCTAAAGGGGTAAAAGCCTTTATCGACCCGCTGTTACACCACTACAAGAGCACGTTACCTCATACCGAGATATTGGTTCGGGGTGACAGCGGCTTCGCCACACCAGAGGTGTATGAATCTTGTGAAGCAACTGAAAGCCAGTACGTTATCCGATTAAAGAGCAATCGGAGGTTAAGTCAGTTAGCTGAACACTCTGTTCTTTATGGGGATAATAAAAAATGGGAAGACCGAGAAATACAGTATTTTTCACTCCCTTATCAAGCACAATCCTGGTCAAAACCCCGTCGCGTTTGTATTCGATCAATCCGTGAAGCAGGAGAGCTTCTTTTTCACCACGCATTCATTGTGACGAATCTATCCGATAATGTCTCGCCTGAAGTCATATTCTCTCTTTACGGCAAGCGTGGAACAATGGAAAATTTCATCAAAGAAGCGAAATCAGGCTTTTATTTTGACAAAACAGATAGTCCGCGTTTCCTGGAAAATCATGTCAGAATGATGATCAGTGTCCTGGCTTACAACCTCGTCAATTTTTTAAAGACCATTGGATTTGAACAAGTCAATCGGGGGATGACGATTCATTCTATACGATTGACATTGCTTAAAGTTGCCGGAAAACTCGTTAAAACAGGTAGACAAGTCTATCTCAAACTGTCGAGTTATCATGTGTATCAAACTGAATTTTATAAGGTTTTTGAACGCCTACGGCGATCTAGGCAATGGATTTAG
- a CDS encoding CBS domain-containing protein gives MKIKQYMSKDVITISPETSVTEAVAKMESHQIHNLPVTKNGQFVGLITQDIIDAKSASDATSLSVYELNYILSQADVEKFMDKKAATATTEWMVEEAAEYMRTNNLRVLPIVDENKTVQGIITYKDIFKALIDLSGYTPGDKGSRIVVKVVEDRVGVLSEITKVLADASVSVSHIFVNDEDGIEITIQVHAGQGDNAKAAIETAGYEVVTL, from the coding sequence ATGAAAATTAAACAATATATGAGTAAAGATGTGATTACTATTTCACCGGAGACTTCTGTAACAGAAGCTGTGGCCAAAATGGAAAGTCACCAGATTCATAATCTGCCAGTTACAAAGAATGGTCAATTTGTTGGGTTAATTACACAAGACATTATTGATGCAAAATCTGCTTCAGATGCGACAAGTCTAAGTGTTTACGAATTGAACTACATTCTTTCTCAAGCTGATGTTGAAAAATTCATGGACAAGAAAGCAGCAACTGCCACTACTGAGTGGATGGTAGAAGAAGCGGCGGAATATATGCGTACGAATAACCTACGCGTGTTACCAATTGTTGATGAAAATAAAACAGTTCAAGGAATCATAACGTATAAAGATATCTTCAAAGCCTTAATTGACTTATCTGGTTATACACCAGGTGATAAAGGTAGCCGTATCGTCGTAAAAGTTGTCGAAGACAGAGTAGGGGTTCTTTCAGAAATTACCAAAGTCCTTGCTGACGCGAGTGTAAGTGTATCGCATATCTTTGTGAATGATGAAGATGGTATTGAAATTACAATTCAAGTTCATGCTGGCCAAGGTGATAATGCTAAAGCAGCTATTGAAACTGCTGGTTATGAAGTTGTCACACTATAA
- a CDS encoding VOC family protein — MKMAHTCYRVKDLEASKAFYKEAFGFEIAEEKDFPEHEFTLTYLSLPGDDYELELTYNYGSEAYDLGNGYGHIAIAVEDLEALHASQSEKGLDVTDLKQLPGDTKPRYFFVTDPDGYKIEVIRL, encoded by the coding sequence ATGAAAATGGCACATACTTGTTATCGTGTAAAAGACTTAGAAGCTTCAAAAGCATTCTATAAAGAAGCATTTGGTTTTGAAATTGCAGAAGAAAAAGATTTTCCAGAACACGAATTTACATTGACTTATTTATCTTTACCAGGTGATGATTATGAGTTAGAGTTGACTTATAACTACGGTTCAGAGGCTTATGACTTAGGAAATGGCTATGGCCATATTGCGATTGCTGTAGAAGATTTAGAAGCGCTTCATGCATCGCAAAGCGAAAAAGGTTTGGATGTTACTGACCTTAAACAATTACCAGGGGATACCAAACCAAGATACTTCTTTGTGACTGATCCAGATGGCTACAAAATTGAAGTGATTCGGTTATAA